A genomic segment from Variovorax paradoxus B4 encodes:
- the slmA gene encoding nucleoid occlusion factor SlmA, translating into MQNEETSYPGIETQTETLTPVAPVRKRPKPGERRVQILQALAAMLEQPGAERVTTAALAARLDVSEAALYRHFASKAQMFEGLIDFIEQSVFTLVNQILEREGATGAQQAAKILTLLVQFAERNPGMTRVMVGDALVFENERLQQRMNQFFDKIEATLRQVLRGAAAADGSATPSVDAQVRAAALTAFVVGQLQRFTRSGFRRAPSEHLEATIALIV; encoded by the coding sequence ATGCAGAACGAAGAGACAAGCTATCCCGGCATAGAAACCCAGACCGAGACGCTGACACCCGTCGCGCCGGTCCGAAAACGCCCCAAGCCCGGGGAGCGGCGCGTGCAGATCCTGCAGGCGCTGGCCGCCATGCTCGAGCAGCCCGGCGCCGAGCGGGTAACGACCGCGGCACTGGCTGCGCGGCTCGACGTCAGCGAAGCCGCGCTCTACCGCCACTTCGCGAGCAAGGCCCAGATGTTCGAGGGCCTGATCGACTTCATCGAGCAGAGCGTCTTCACGCTGGTCAACCAGATTCTCGAGCGCGAAGGCGCGACGGGGGCCCAGCAGGCCGCAAAAATTCTCACGCTGCTCGTGCAGTTTGCCGAGCGCAACCCCGGCATGACGCGCGTCATGGTGGGCGACGCGCTGGTGTTCGAGAACGAGCGGCTCCAGCAGCGCATGAACCAGTTCTTCGACAAGATCGAAGCCACCCTGCGCCAGGTGCTGCGCGGGGCGGCCGCCGCGGACGGCTCGGCCACCCCGAGCGTGGATGCGCAGGTGCGCGCCGCCGCGCTCACGGCCTTCGTGGTCGGGCAGCTGCAGCGCTTCACGCGCTCGGGCTTCCGCCGGGCGCCGTCGGAACACCTCGAAGCCACGATCGCGCTGATCGTCTAG
- a CDS encoding glycosyltransferase family 2 protein, producing the protein MPIDQARYAQWAAACRFSPFTDAAYRAWTHAEASRHEAEQPTLRAELENLPYRDGVTFAIADSGSDNALRSTLASLSAQLCQRFDVVVACTPSRAEAVTHALSFVRDSIHVRLVAASAPASLRELQQLALEHTAETWFGVILAGDRLAPQAVSSIQFTLAKWPDAAVIYADEDWIAQDETRCKPRFKSAWDPEAQLGFDLLDGLCVMKRANVLEAGGFRAGFEPAASYDLHCRVAMSLHCSQVLHIPSVLYHRQVPPIMDAGDTRHAVEAHAAAARRVAAEAAFRQSGVAVDVLPSPIAEFVNHVRRPLPSPAPRVSILVPTRDRANLVKTCLDGLLQKTDYPDFEVLILDNDSIEPATLSLFAELRADPRVSVLRVPGPFNFSTINNVGVQASTGEVLLFLNNDIEILDGGWLREMVGEVMRPDIGCVGAKLLYGDGTVQHAGVILQRGPLAMHVCRTDGATDTGVDGRLAGTRDYLAVTGACLAVRRSVFEQVGGFDSEHLPVAYNDVDLCLKVNDAGYRNICTPFASLLHLESASRGHDHVSEEKQERAQREQTHASTKWIDRFEHDPYHNPNVLLDWLTGAHLAPNVGRQWQLAR; encoded by the coding sequence TTGCCTATCGATCAAGCGCGATACGCTCAATGGGCCGCGGCGTGCCGGTTCTCACCGTTCACCGATGCCGCCTACCGTGCGTGGACACACGCAGAAGCATCCCGCCACGAGGCAGAACAGCCGACGCTTCGCGCGGAGCTGGAGAATCTTCCGTACCGCGACGGCGTCACCTTCGCCATCGCGGACAGCGGCAGCGACAACGCATTGCGCAGCACGCTGGCTTCGCTCTCGGCACAGTTGTGCCAGCGGTTCGACGTGGTGGTGGCATGCACCCCGTCGCGCGCGGAAGCGGTCACCCACGCGCTCTCGTTCGTTCGCGATTCGATCCACGTGCGCCTCGTGGCCGCGAGTGCGCCGGCAAGCCTGCGCGAGCTGCAGCAGCTCGCGCTCGAGCACACGGCCGAGACCTGGTTCGGCGTGATCCTCGCGGGCGACCGGCTCGCGCCGCAGGCCGTGTCGTCCATCCAGTTCACGCTCGCGAAATGGCCGGATGCGGCCGTCATCTATGCGGACGAGGATTGGATCGCCCAGGACGAGACGCGATGCAAGCCGCGCTTCAAGTCGGCATGGGATCCGGAAGCGCAGCTCGGCTTCGACCTGCTGGACGGCCTGTGCGTGATGAAGCGCGCCAACGTCCTGGAGGCGGGAGGCTTTCGTGCCGGATTCGAGCCGGCCGCCAGCTACGACCTGCACTGCAGGGTGGCCATGTCGCTGCACTGCAGCCAGGTCCTCCATATTCCATCGGTGCTGTATCACCGGCAGGTCCCGCCGATCATGGACGCGGGCGACACCCGGCACGCCGTCGAGGCCCATGCGGCGGCGGCCAGGCGGGTGGCGGCAGAAGCAGCCTTCCGGCAATCGGGTGTGGCGGTCGATGTGCTGCCGTCGCCGATCGCGGAGTTCGTCAACCATGTCCGCCGCCCGCTGCCCAGCCCCGCCCCGCGGGTGAGCATCCTGGTGCCGACGCGGGACCGTGCCAATCTGGTGAAGACCTGCCTGGACGGGCTGCTGCAGAAAACCGACTATCCGGATTTCGAAGTCCTCATCCTCGACAACGACAGCATCGAGCCGGCAACCCTGTCCCTCTTCGCCGAGCTGCGCGCAGACCCCCGCGTCAGCGTGCTCCGCGTGCCTGGCCCGTTCAATTTCTCGACCATCAACAACGTGGGCGTGCAAGCCTCGACCGGAGAGGTGCTGCTCTTCCTGAACAACGACATCGAGATACTGGATGGCGGATGGCTGAGGGAGATGGTCGGCGAAGTCATGCGGCCGGACATCGGCTGCGTCGGCGCCAAGCTCCTGTACGGCGACGGCACGGTCCAGCACGCCGGCGTCATCCTGCAGCGCGGGCCGTTGGCGATGCATGTCTGCCGCACCGATGGCGCCACCGATACCGGCGTGGACGGGCGGCTTGCGGGCACGCGCGACTATCTGGCGGTCACGGGAGCCTGCCTGGCGGTTCGCCGTTCGGTGTTCGAGCAGGTGGGCGGATTCGACAGCGAGCACCTGCCGGTGGCCTACAACGACGTCGACCTGTGCCTGAAGGTGAACGATGCGGGCTACCGCAACATCTGCACGCCGTTTGCCTCCCTGCTGCACCTCGAAAGCGCCTCGCGCGGACATGACCACGTTTCCGAAGAGAAGCAGGAACGGGCGCAGCGCGAGCAGACGCACGCCAGCACCAAGTGGATCGATCGCTTCGAGCACGACCCCTATCACAACCCGAATGTCCTGCTGGACTGGCTCACCGGCGCGCACCTGGCCCCCAACGTCGGCCGGCAATGGCAGCTCGCGCGCTGA
- the galE gene encoding UDP-glucose 4-epimerase GalE → MAPKSVLVTGGAGFIGSHTCVALATAGYTPVILDNLGNSDIRVLERLQQITGSAPRLIEGDVRDRALLDRVLGEENFSAVIHFAGLKAVGDSVADPLTYYDNNVHGSLVLASAMEQAGVRTLIFSSSATVYGEPDHSPIPEHAPCRPANPYGRSKRMVEEALADLHRAQPGWRIALLRYFNPVGAHESGLIGEHPQGKPNNLMPFVCQVAVGQREKLLIHGNDYPTPDGTGVRDYVHVMDLAEGHVAALRHAQGHAGLVTLNLGTGRGASVLEVVHAFERASGRPLPYEIGPRRPGDVPAYWGDPSLAEATLGWRAHRGLDQMCTDSWRWQQGNPNGYERPQAAR, encoded by the coding sequence ATGGCCCCAAAAAGCGTTCTGGTGACGGGTGGTGCAGGTTTCATTGGCAGCCACACCTGCGTCGCGCTGGCCACCGCCGGATACACACCGGTGATTCTCGACAATCTGGGCAACAGCGACATCCGGGTATTGGAGCGGTTGCAGCAGATCACCGGCAGCGCCCCGCGGCTGATCGAGGGCGACGTGCGCGACCGGGCCCTGCTCGACCGCGTGCTGGGCGAAGAAAACTTTTCGGCCGTAATTCACTTTGCGGGCCTCAAGGCCGTCGGCGACTCGGTGGCCGACCCGCTCACCTACTACGACAACAACGTGCACGGCAGCCTCGTGCTCGCCTCGGCCATGGAGCAGGCGGGCGTGCGGACACTGATCTTTTCATCGTCGGCCACCGTGTACGGCGAACCCGACCACTCGCCCATTCCGGAACACGCGCCCTGCAGGCCGGCCAACCCTTACGGGCGCTCCAAGCGCATGGTGGAAGAAGCGCTGGCCGACCTGCATCGCGCCCAGCCCGGCTGGCGCATTGCGCTCTTGCGGTATTTCAACCCGGTCGGCGCCCATGAAAGCGGGCTCATCGGCGAACACCCGCAGGGCAAGCCGAACAACCTGATGCCATTCGTGTGCCAGGTGGCCGTGGGGCAGCGCGAGAAGCTGCTCATCCACGGCAACGACTACCCCACGCCCGACGGCACCGGCGTGCGCGATTACGTGCATGTGATGGACCTCGCCGAAGGGCATGTGGCAGCCCTGCGCCATGCGCAAGGCCATGCCGGGCTGGTCACGCTGAACCTCGGCACAGGCCGCGGCGCCTCCGTGCTGGAGGTGGTGCATGCCTTCGAGCGCGCGAGCGGGCGTCCGCTGCCTTACGAGATCGGTCCGCGCCGGCCCGGCGACGTGCCCGCGTACTGGGGCGATCCGTCGCTTGCAGAGGCCACGTTGGGCTGGCGCGCGCACCGCGGGCTCGACCAGATGTGCACTGACAGCTGGCGGTGGCAGCAAGGCAATCCGAACGGATACGAAAGGCCACAGGCCGCTCGCTGA
- a CDS encoding DUF2182 domain-containing protein, which produces MNPTAGSPPRNVTRHRRVFLPVLVALVTLAWLALWAWARSPYGRYLEHGDWTVSGPAAFLCQAIPAGGVIVPAVLYAVAWILMTMAMMLPTTLPLFNAFDRLTAGRPDHARLLVLLGLGYVAVWGAFGLLAHGLHSAVLALLASAPTLAWHGWVIGAATIALAGAFQFSRLKHRCLEKCRTPLSFVIEHWRGHAQARHAFALGTHHGLFCVGCCWALMLLMFALGTGSLGWMLLLAAVMALEKNVPWGHRLSAPLGFALLGWAVFMVATHV; this is translated from the coding sequence ATGAACCCGACGGCCGGCTCGCCGCCGCGCAATGTCACCCGCCACCGCCGCGTGTTCCTGCCGGTTCTCGTCGCGCTGGTCACGCTCGCGTGGCTGGCGTTGTGGGCCTGGGCGCGCAGCCCTTATGGACGCTATCTCGAGCACGGCGACTGGACCGTCTCGGGGCCGGCCGCGTTCCTGTGCCAGGCCATTCCCGCCGGCGGCGTGATCGTGCCCGCGGTCCTCTATGCGGTGGCGTGGATCCTCATGACAATGGCCATGATGCTGCCGACCACGCTGCCGCTGTTCAACGCCTTCGACCGCCTGACCGCGGGGCGGCCGGACCATGCGCGCCTGCTCGTGCTGCTGGGGCTCGGCTATGTGGCCGTGTGGGGTGCCTTCGGGCTGCTGGCGCACGGCCTCCACAGCGCGGTGCTGGCGCTGCTCGCCAGCGCGCCCACGCTGGCCTGGCACGGCTGGGTGATCGGCGCCGCGACCATTGCGCTGGCCGGCGCCTTCCAGTTCAGCCGCCTCAAGCACCGCTGCCTGGAAAAGTGCCGCACGCCGCTCAGCTTTGTCATCGAGCACTGGCGGGGCCACGCGCAAGCCCGCCATGCGTTCGCGCTGGGCACGCACCACGGCCTGTTCTGCGTCGGCTGCTGCTGGGCGCTGATGCTGCTGATGTTCGCGCTCGGCACCGGCAGCCTCGGCTGGATGCTTCTGCTGGCCGCCGTCATGGCGCTGGAAAAGAACGTTCCCTGGGGCCACCGCCTGAGCGCACCGCTCGGGTTCGCGCTGCTGGGCTGGGCCGTCTTCATGGTGGCAACGCATGTCTGA
- a CDS encoding DUF1326 domain-containing protein — MSYHLEGRLLEVCNCNVLCPCWIGEDPDNGTCDTIVAWRIDKGTIDGVDVGGNTIAAVAHVPGNILEGNWTAAIFVDDNASKAQEEALLKVYTGKAGGPIADLAALIGQVVSVERAPIRFTVNEGKGELEIGKDYYAELEPYRGATGGQTTLSDTVFSTVPGAPVFVGKAPTYRSKNPALGIDLDIKNHNALQSTFVFDA, encoded by the coding sequence ATGAGCTATCACCTGGAAGGTCGCCTGCTCGAGGTATGCAACTGCAACGTCCTGTGTCCCTGCTGGATCGGCGAGGACCCTGACAACGGCACCTGCGACACCATCGTCGCGTGGCGCATCGACAAGGGAACCATCGACGGCGTCGACGTCGGCGGCAACACCATCGCGGCCGTGGCGCATGTGCCCGGAAACATCCTCGAAGGCAACTGGACGGCGGCGATCTTCGTCGACGACAACGCCTCCAAGGCGCAGGAAGAGGCGCTGCTCAAGGTCTACACCGGGAAGGCCGGCGGGCCGATCGCCGATCTGGCCGCTCTCATCGGCCAGGTGGTGTCGGTCGAGCGGGCGCCCATCCGCTTCACCGTGAACGAAGGCAAGGGCGAGTTGGAAATCGGCAAGGACTACTACGCCGAACTCGAACCCTACCGCGGCGCGACCGGCGGCCAGACCACGCTGTCGGACACCGTGTTCTCGACGGTTCCGGGCGCGCCGGTGTTCGTCGGCAAGGCCCCCACCTACCGGTCGAAGAACCCCGCCCTCGGTATCGATCTCGACATCAAGAACCACAACGCCCTGCAGAGCACCTTCGTCTTCGACGCATGA
- a CDS encoding malate/lactate/ureidoglycolate dehydrogenase yields MPQTLSSSVLRSQCARILEAAGSTPAEAAQVAANLVLANLSGHDSHGVGMLPRYVDAVAEGGLVPNASVKVNADIGTLLALDGQHGYGQIVGVQAMALGIERAKQHGSCIFTLANAHHLGRIGHFAEMATAEGLVSMHFVNVLSRPVVAPWGGGDGRFGTNPCCIGIPLAGAEPFLLDFATSRVAQGKMRVAHNKGERVPDGYLIDERGAPTNDPGVVVVPQANGLFGALMTFGEHKGYGMAMACELLGGALTGGGTWHRPADTARTVLNGMLTILIDPAKLGTQDSFAREATAFVDWLRQSPPGAGFDRVQIAGEPERAARAARERDGIWLDDATWGEIVAAGTKVGVAVAVA; encoded by the coding sequence ATGCCCCAAACCCTTTCCTCCTCCGTTCTGCGATCGCAATGCGCCCGCATCCTCGAAGCCGCCGGCAGCACGCCGGCCGAGGCCGCGCAGGTGGCCGCCAACCTGGTGCTGGCCAACCTGAGCGGCCATGACTCGCACGGCGTGGGCATGCTGCCGCGCTATGTCGATGCGGTGGCCGAGGGCGGCCTCGTGCCCAATGCGTCGGTCAAGGTCAATGCCGACATCGGCACGCTGCTCGCGCTCGACGGCCAGCATGGCTATGGCCAGATCGTCGGCGTGCAGGCCATGGCGCTCGGCATCGAGCGGGCGAAGCAGCACGGCAGCTGCATCTTCACGCTCGCGAATGCGCACCACCTGGGCCGCATCGGGCACTTCGCCGAGATGGCGACGGCCGAAGGCCTGGTCTCGATGCACTTCGTCAACGTGCTGTCGCGGCCCGTGGTGGCGCCGTGGGGCGGCGGCGACGGGCGCTTCGGCACCAACCCGTGCTGCATCGGCATTCCGCTGGCGGGGGCCGAGCCTTTCCTGCTCGATTTCGCGACCAGCCGCGTGGCCCAGGGCAAGATGCGCGTCGCCCACAACAAGGGCGAGCGGGTGCCCGACGGCTACCTGATCGACGAGCGCGGCGCGCCCACCAACGACCCGGGCGTGGTGGTGGTGCCGCAGGCCAACGGCCTGTTCGGCGCGCTCATGACCTTCGGCGAGCACAAGGGCTATGGCATGGCGATGGCCTGCGAGCTGCTGGGCGGCGCGCTCACCGGCGGCGGGACCTGGCACCGCCCGGCCGACACCGCCCGCACGGTGCTCAACGGCATGCTGACCATCCTGATCGACCCCGCCAAACTGGGAACCCAGGACAGCTTCGCCCGGGAAGCGACCGCCTTCGTCGACTGGCTGCGCCAAAGCCCACCGGGCGCCGGCTTCGACCGGGTGCAGATCGCCGGCGAACCGGAGCGCGCTGCACGCGCGGCGCGCGAGCGCGACGGCATCTGGCTGGACGATGCGACCTGGGGCGAGATCGTCGCGGCCGGAACGAAGGTGGGCGTGGCTGTTGCCGTCGCGTAA
- a CDS encoding DMT family transporter produces the protein MSEAISEARRAPSTLQTVALTAVAMVAFAANSLLCRLALQQRGIDPASFGSIRLVSGALTLALVVQFRARPALPGHADWLAAAMLFAYVAFFSFAYLSLSAGTGALILFGAVQLTMLGAGLGSGERFGPVAWLGFVLAAGGLVYLVLPGVAAPPLLGAVLMAIAGVAWGVYSLRGRGVPDPLAATGRNFARAVPLALALSLAFVMRAHADATGVALAVASGALTSGLGYVVWYAALARLSAMQAATVQLSVPLLAAFGGVLLLSEAITPRLAAASVAILGGIAIVLSQKSRNARR, from the coding sequence ATGTCTGAAGCCATTTCCGAAGCGCGCCGCGCGCCGTCCACCCTGCAGACCGTGGCCCTCACCGCGGTGGCCATGGTCGCGTTCGCGGCCAATTCGCTGCTGTGCCGGCTGGCGTTGCAGCAGCGGGGCATCGATCCGGCCAGTTTCGGCAGCATCCGGCTGGTTTCCGGTGCGCTCACGCTCGCGCTGGTCGTGCAGTTCCGGGCACGGCCTGCTTTGCCCGGCCATGCCGACTGGCTCGCGGCGGCCATGCTGTTCGCCTACGTGGCCTTCTTTTCCTTCGCGTACCTCAGCCTCTCCGCGGGCACGGGCGCGCTGATCCTGTTCGGCGCGGTGCAGCTCACGATGCTGGGCGCAGGCCTGGGCTCCGGCGAGCGCTTCGGGCCCGTGGCATGGCTCGGCTTCGTGCTGGCGGCCGGCGGGCTCGTCTACCTGGTGCTGCCGGGCGTCGCGGCGCCGCCGCTGCTCGGCGCCGTGCTGATGGCCATCGCCGGCGTGGCGTGGGGCGTGTATTCGCTGCGCGGCCGTGGCGTGCCCGATCCGCTGGCCGCCACGGGCCGCAACTTCGCGCGGGCCGTGCCGCTGGCCCTGGCGCTGAGCCTTGCCTTCGTGATGCGCGCCCATGCGGATGCGACCGGCGTCGCGCTGGCCGTGGCTTCCGGCGCATTGACCTCGGGCCTGGGCTATGTCGTCTGGTATGCGGCGCTGGCCCGTCTTTCGGCGATGCAGGCGGCCACCGTGCAGCTGTCGGTGCCGCTCCTGGCTGCGTTCGGCGGCGTGCTGCTGCTGTCGGAGGCGATCACGCCGCGGCTGGCCGCCGCCTCGGTGGCCATTCTGGGCGGCATTGCGATCGTGCTGAGCCAGAAGTCGCGCAACGCGCGCCGCTAG